Part of the Myxococcus fulvus genome, CCGCGACGCTGTTGGTCGTGCTGTGGGCGTTGCAGCCGCTGGGGACGCTCCTCCACGCCCGGGACGCGCACGCGCACCGCTTCTGTCCCGAGCACCAGACCTTCGAGGAGACGGCCAAGGGCACCGGCGCCATCCAGGCCCGGCTCGCCCCGGAGAAGCTGGCGCAGCTGACCGCCGTTCCTCCCTCGGGCTCGGACTCCAGCCGGCCCACCCACGAGACGTGCCCCATCCTCACGTCGAGCTCGCGCGACGAGGGGTGGTTCGTCGCGCCCTCCTCGTGGGTCCTCGCGCGGCTCGCGGTGAGCCGTCCCGCCACCGCGCCGCCCCGCGTCACCCCGCCCCTCTCCGTCCTCGACACCGCGCCCAAGTCCTCGCCACCCGCGCACGCCTGAGTCGCGTCCGCAGTGAGCTTGCAGGTCTTGTGCTGTGGGGCGCCACGCGCACGCGTGCGTCCCGTCCGAGGAGCATCACCGGTGTCATCCGTTCCACGTCGTCCGCACGGCGCGCTTTTCGCCGTGTCCCTCTCCGTCCTGTTGTCCACGGCCACGGCCGCGGCACAGGAGCTTCCCCCACCCTCTCCCGATGCGGGCGTCCCCGCGTCGGACGCGCCCACCGCCGAGCCCGACGCGGGCCCAGCCTCCGACCTGCCCGCCGGCCTGACGCCGGAGGAGATGGCGCAAATCGAGAAGGCCTTCGGCGGCGACACGCAGCAGGGCGTGCCCGCCAGCACCTCCGCCGCGCCGGACGCCACGCCCGGCGGGGGCTTTCCGCTGTCCATCCCTGGCGCGAGCAGCGGCACCAACTTCCTGGACATGAGCTTCATCCTGGATGTGGCCGCGGCGGCCTTCACGTCCAAGGAGCCGCTGCAGGGCGGCGCGCATGACCCCACGCGCAACGGCTTCAACCTGCAGCAGTTGGAGCTGTCCATCGGCTCGGTGGTGGACCCGTACTTCCGCTTCGACGCGAACATCGTCTACAGCCAGTTCGGCGTCGAAATCGAGGAGGCCTACGGCACCACGCTGGCGCTCCCCGCGAGCCTCCAGGTGCGCGCGGGCCAGTTCCTCACCCGCTTCGGCCGGCTCAACGCCACGCACCCGCACGCGTGGGACTTCGTGGACCAGCCCTTCGCGATGAGCCGCGTCTTCGGCGGCGAGGGCAACCGCGGCCTGGGCGTGGAGCTGTCGTGGCTCACGCCGCTGCCCTGGTTCGTCGAGGTGACGGGCAGCCTCACCGACGCCACCGGCGAGGCCACCGCGCGCAGCTTCCTGGCGTCCTCGGGCGACCGCGTGTTGTCGCCGTTGGACCTGCAGGCCACGGGCGTGGTGAAGCAGTTCTTCCCGCTGTCGGACGACCTGTCCTTCATGTGGGGTCTGTCCGGCGCCACGGGCCCCAACCCCACCGGCTACCGCAACCGTACGGACATCTTCGGCACCGACCTGTACCTGCGCTACCGCCCCATCACCGAGGCGAGCAACACGCTGGTGTCGCTGCAGGTGGAGGCGCTCTACCGACGCAGGCAGGTGCCCGGCGACGTGCTGACGGACTTCAACTCCTACGCCCAGCTCGCGTGGCGCTTCTCGCAGCGGTGGGCCACCGCCGCGCGCTACGAGCTGGGGACCGCGGCCAAGGGTGAGGACGGCCAGGTGGCCGTGGACCCGTTGGACCCGGAGTGGACGAAGAGCCGGGACCGCGTCTCGGTGAACCTCACCTTCTGGCCCACCGAGTTCTCCCGCCTCCGCTTCCAGGCCGCGCGTGACAACGCACGGTGGCGCGACGAGGCGGACTACTCGGCGTTCCTCGCCCTCGAACTCGTCACGGGTGCCCATGGCGCCCATGCGTTCTGAACCTCTTTCACGGGAGCCCTTCCCCATGCGTTCTCTTCGATTCGTCGCGGCCCTGTGCGCCGCCCTCTGTGTGCTCGCCGCCGCGCCCGCGCTCGCGGCCGTCAATGTCGTCACCACCCTGCCGGACCTCGCCGCGCTGACCAAGGCGGTGGGCGGAGACCTGGTCAAGGTGCAGTCCATGGCGCTCGGGACGCAGGACCCGCA contains:
- a CDS encoding zinc-regulated TonB-dependent outer membrane receptor; protein product: MSSVPRRPHGALFAVSLSVLLSTATAAAQELPPPSPDAGVPASDAPTAEPDAGPASDLPAGLTPEEMAQIEKAFGGDTQQGVPASTSAAPDATPGGGFPLSIPGASSGTNFLDMSFILDVAAAAFTSKEPLQGGAHDPTRNGFNLQQLELSIGSVVDPYFRFDANIVYSQFGVEIEEAYGTTLALPASLQVRAGQFLTRFGRLNATHPHAWDFVDQPFAMSRVFGGEGNRGLGVELSWLTPLPWFVEVTGSLTDATGEATARSFLASSGDRVLSPLDLQATGVVKQFFPLSDDLSFMWGLSGATGPNPTGYRNRTDIFGTDLYLRYRPITEASNTLVSLQVEALYRRRQVPGDVLTDFNSYAQLAWRFSQRWATAARYELGTAAKGEDGQVAVDPLDPEWTKSRDRVSVNLTFWPTEFSRLRFQAARDNARWRDEADYSAFLALELVTGAHGAHAF